CGCGTCTACCAGCAGCAATACCGAGTCCACCATGGACAGTACGCGCTCCACCTCACCGCCGAAGTCGGCGTGTCCGGGGGTGTCGACGATGTTGATGCGGTAGTCGTTCCAGCGGATGGCGGTGTTCTTGGCGAGGATGGTGATACCGCGCTCACGTTCCTGGTCGTTGGAGTCCATCACCCGCTCGGCGCCCTCGTCCCGTCGGTCCAGGGTGCCGGACTGTTGCAGGAGCTTGTCTACCAGGGTGGTTTTACCGTGGTCGACGTGGGCGATGATCGCAATATTGCGCAAATCTTCTATCACAAGGGGCCTCTGGGCTTAAAACGCGATTGGGCGGGACACTTTCTTAAAGAACGTCTTAAAGAGAGTGGTCACGCCAGAGAAATTAGTAACGGCGGGGACTGAGCTGAGATTGGGAACAGCGGCTATCCGGCCAAAGCGGCCGCATTATAGAGGTGAAATGTGGCAATTGGGAGTTGATTTGGCGGATTTTTGTGCGACTGTGCGGGATTCCGGCCCCCGATACCGGGATGCTGGCAACGGGAGCCGGAATAGAGAGCGGGAAATCAGCCTTCCAGGCGACGCATCGCGCAGATCTTGTTGCCGGAAGGGTCGCGCAGATAAGCTAGGTACAGCTTCATCCCGGCACCCTCGCGTACCCCGGGCGGATCCTCACAGGCAACGCCGCCATTGGCCAGGCCCGCCGCATGCCACCGGTCCGCCTGTTCGGGGTCTTCCACGGCAAAGCCGATGGTACTGCCGTTGCCGCAGCTCGCCGGCTGGCCGTCGATGGGCTTGGTGAGCGCGAACACTCCGGTATCGGTGAAGTAAAAACAGCGGCCTTTCTGGTCGATGACACCGGGCTTGTAACCCAGCTCACCGAGGATCGCATCGTAGAATGCCTTGGATTCCTGGATATCGTTGGCACCGAGCATGACGTGACTGAACATCATTAATCCTTCTAGCGTTATATGTAAGGGGCAGGATACATGCCTCGCATTGCGAGGTATAAGGGAAAATAAGCAATGGTGGTTTCACCATTCTTATGTGTGCGCAGTGAATGGCCCGGGTATCGTTACAAAACTTCGTGGCCCTGGGTTATACGGAGATGCATTTCTCAAAAAAGGGTTTTGTCACTTTTTGACCTTGTGCGTTGAACCACTCTAACCGCTCTTCCCCATCTAGATCGGACTTGGAGAAAAGCTGATTATGGGTGCCTAGGTCAACCAAAGAGTATGCAGAACCCCGGCCGGTTTGCGCGTCGAATCCATCATATATAACAGAGTCAATGTACCCTCCTACCACAATGTTCGCATAACCTAGATGACCGAGCTCTATCGCCAACTGTTGAGCGACGTGGTTAAGCTCACATCCCAGCAAGCGAATTTTCACGTGAGAGGTGGGCAGGGTCCAGTATTGATGAAGCCAGGTTGCGATCTGCGCGGGGCTACAATATATCCGTTGTTCGCCAGATAAGCCGTTACTGATTCCGTTCACAGGTTCGTTAAAGCCTGCTTGTGCACCGTGTCCATCGATCAGGACCGTCGCCTCTTTCTCGACGTTGTTCAGGCAGTGCCACATTGTGGTATTTACAGCTGT
The Microbulbifer celer DNA segment above includes these coding regions:
- a CDS encoding VOC family protein, giving the protein MFSHVMLGANDIQESKAFYDAILGELGYKPGVIDQKGRCFYFTDTGVFALTKPIDGQPASCGNGSTIGFAVEDPEQADRWHAAGLANGGVACEDPPGVREGAGMKLYLAYLRDPSGNKICAMRRLEG